The Burkholderia mayonis genome window below encodes:
- the rplX gene encoding 50S ribosomal protein L24 codes for MNKIRKGDEVIVVTGKDKGKRGVVLAVGAEHVTVEGINLVKKHVKPNPMKGATGGVEAKTMPLHISNVALVDANGKASRVGIKVEDGKKVRFLKTTGAVLSA; via the coding sequence AACAAGATTCGCAAGGGTGACGAAGTGATCGTCGTCACCGGCAAGGACAAGGGCAAGCGCGGTGTCGTGCTGGCCGTGGGCGCCGAGCATGTGACGGTCGAGGGCATCAACCTCGTCAAGAAGCATGTGAAGCCGAACCCGATGAAGGGGGCGACGGGCGGCGTGGAAGCGAAGACGATGCCGCTGCATATTTCGAACGTCGCACTGGTCGACGCGAACGGCAAGGCTTCGCGTGTTGGCATCAAGGTCGAGGATGGCAAGAAGGTTCGCTTCCTGAAGACGACCGGTGCCGTGCTGAGCGCCTGA
- the rplE gene encoding 50S ribosomal protein L5, producing the protein MARFQEFYKEKVVPGLIEKFGYKSVMEVPRITKITLNMGLGEAVADKKIIENAVGDLTKIAGQKPVVTKARKAIAGFKIRQGYPIGAMVTLRGRAMYEFLDRFVTVALPRVRDFRGVSGRAFDGRGNYNIGVKEQIIFPEIDYDKIDALRGLNISITTTAKTDDEAKALLASFKFPFRN; encoded by the coding sequence ATGGCACGTTTTCAAGAGTTTTATAAAGAGAAGGTTGTTCCCGGCCTGATCGAGAAGTTCGGCTACAAGTCGGTCATGGAAGTGCCGCGCATCACCAAGATCACCCTGAACATGGGTCTTGGCGAAGCGGTCGCCGACAAGAAGATCATCGAGAACGCCGTTGGCGACCTGACGAAGATCGCGGGTCAAAAGCCGGTCGTGACGAAGGCTCGCAAGGCAATCGCGGGCTTCAAGATCCGCCAGGGCTACCCGATCGGGGCGATGGTCACGCTGCGTGGCCGTGCGATGTACGAATTTCTCGATCGTTTCGTGACGGTTGCGCTGCCCCGCGTGCGCGACTTCCGCGGCGTGTCGGGTCGTGCTTTCGATGGCCGCGGCAATTACAACATCGGTGTGAAAGAGCAGATCATTTTCCCCGAAATCGATTACGACAAGATCGACGCGCTGCGTGGGCTGAACATCAGCATCACGACGACCGCGAAGACCGACGACGAAGCGAAGGCTCTGCTCGCCAGCTTCAAGTTCCCGTTCAGAAACTGA
- the rpsN gene encoding 30S ribosomal protein S14 — translation MAKLALIEREKKRARLAQKYAPKRAELKAIIDDASKSEEERYAARLELQQLPRNANPTRKRNRCAITGRPRGTFRKFGLARNKIREIAFRGEIPGLTKASW, via the coding sequence GTGGCTAAACTGGCACTGATCGAACGTGAAAAGAAGCGCGCTCGCCTTGCGCAAAAGTACGCTCCGAAGCGTGCTGAACTGAAGGCGATCATCGACGACGCGAGCAAGTCCGAAGAGGAGCGTTACGCCGCTCGTTTGGAACTGCAGCAACTGCCCCGCAACGCAAACCCGACCCGCAAGCGTAACCGCTGCGCGATCACGGGCCGTCCGCGTGGCACGTTCCGCAAGTTCGGCCTCGCGCGCAACAAGATTCGTGAAATCGCATTCCGTGGCGAGATTCCTGGCCTGACCAAGGCGAGCTGGTAA
- the rpsH gene encoding 30S ribosomal protein S8, with the protein MSMSDPIADMLTRIRNAQMVEKVSVAMPSSKVKVAIAQVLKDEGYIDDFAVKADGAKAELNIALKYYAGRPVIERLERVSKPGLRVYRGRNEIPQVMNGLGVAIVSTPKGVMTDRKARATGVGGEVICYVA; encoded by the coding sequence ATGAGCATGAGTGATCCTATCGCCGATATGCTGACTCGCATCCGCAACGCGCAGATGGTCGAGAAGGTTTCGGTGGCGATGCCCTCGTCGAAGGTCAAGGTTGCGATCGCGCAGGTCCTGAAGGACGAAGGCTATATCGACGATTTCGCCGTGAAGGCGGACGGCGCGAAGGCCGAACTGAACATCGCGCTGAAGTACTACGCGGGCCGTCCGGTCATCGAGCGCCTCGAGCGCGTGTCGAAGCCGGGCCTGCGCGTGTACCGCGGCCGTAACGAGATTCCGCAGGTCATGAACGGCCTCGGTGTGGCAATCGTGTCGACGCCAAAGGGCGTGATGACCGACCGCAAGGCGCGCGCTACGGGCGTCGGCGGCGAAGTCATCTGCTATGTCGCTTAA